The proteins below come from a single Cylindrospermopsis raciborskii Cr2010 genomic window:
- the lpxB gene encoding lipid-A-disaccharide synthase has translation MRVFISTGEVSGDLQGAMLITALKNQAATLGLPLEIVALGGSQMAKAGARVLGDTSGIGSMGIVEALPYIIPTIRVQRQAIAYLKKNPPDITVLIDYMTPNMGIGSYMQQHFPQVPIVYYIAPQEWVWSMSLDRTKKIVSFTHKLLAIFPQEARYYGENGANVHWVGHPLVDKMANTPSRESARKILGIKEQELAIALLPASRHQELKYLLPAIFQAGKNIQSQLSKVSFLIPLSLEKFRGKITRAIREYGLKARIFSGNQREIFAAADLAITKSGTANLELALANVPQVVVYSLNPFTAWVGRKILKGSIPFASPVNLVLMREIVPELLQEQATADNITKAAMELLLNSEKREKTLLDYQEMRQCLGSVGVCDRAAKEILLMGRFD, from the coding sequence ATGCGAGTATTTATCAGTACTGGGGAAGTTTCGGGAGATTTACAGGGTGCTATGTTAATTACAGCACTGAAAAATCAAGCTGCTACTTTGGGCTTGCCATTAGAGATAGTAGCACTAGGTGGATCCCAAATGGCTAAAGCTGGGGCGAGAGTTTTGGGAGATACTAGTGGTATTGGTTCCATGGGAATTGTTGAGGCATTGCCATATATTATACCAACTATTAGGGTGCAAAGACAGGCGATCGCCTATTTAAAAAAAAATCCTCCGGATATAACAGTGTTGATTGACTACATGACACCAAATATGGGAATTGGTAGTTATATGCAGCAGCATTTTCCCCAAGTTCCCATAGTATATTATATTGCTCCCCAGGAATGGGTATGGTCAATGAGTTTAGATAGAACTAAGAAAATCGTTAGTTTTACTCATAAGTTGTTGGCAATTTTTCCCCAAGAGGCGAGATATTATGGGGAAAACGGAGCTAATGTTCATTGGGTGGGCCATCCCTTAGTAGATAAAATGGCGAACACACCCAGTCGTGAAAGTGCCAGAAAAATATTGGGTATTAAGGAGCAAGAATTGGCGATCGCTCTTTTGCCTGCTTCTCGTCATCAAGAGTTAAAATACTTACTACCTGCAATTTTTCAAGCTGGGAAAAATATACAATCCCAACTATCAAAAGTAAGTTTTCTTATACCCTTATCTTTAGAAAAATTTCGGGGAAAAATTACCAGAGCAATTAGGGAATATGGGTTAAAGGCCAGAATATTTTCTGGGAATCAGAGGGAAATTTTTGCTGCTGCTGACTTAGCAATTACTAAATCGGGGACGGCCAATTTAGAATTGGCCCTGGCCAATGTTCCTCAAGTAGTTGTTTATAGTCTTAATCCTTTCACTGCTTGGGTAGGTAGAAAGATTCTCAAAGGTTCCATTCCCTTTGCTTCCCCCGTGAATTTAGTTCTTATGCGAGAAATTGTACCTGAGCTATTACAGGAACAAGCTACAGCGGATAATATTACCAAAGCAGCGATGGAATTATTATTAAATAGTGAGAAAAGAGAAAAAACCTTATTAGATTATCAAGAAATGCGTCAATGTTTGGGTTCGGTTGGAGTGTGCGATCGCGCAGCTAAGGAAATTTTACTGATGGGGCGATTTGATTAG
- the lpxA gene encoding acyl-ACP--UDP-N-acetylglucosamine O-acyltransferase, producing MKTLIHPTAVIHPNAELHSTVQVGAYAVIGANVQVGPETVIGAHAVVEGPCKIGSGNHIFPGAVIGMEPQDLKYVGELSWVKIGDNNAIREYVTINRATGHGEATVIGNGNLLMAYVHVGHNCIIEDSVIIANSVALAGHVHIESRARLSGVLGVHQFVHIGGMSMIGGMTRIDRDVPPYMLVEGNPSRIRSLNLVGLKRSGMPMNEFQLLKKAFRILYCSNVLFKDALSELELLGDTSQLKHLRRFLLLSQMPGRRGLIPGKSATKGSDNNEL from the coding sequence TTGAAGACACTTATTCATCCAACTGCTGTAATACATCCTAACGCGGAACTCCACTCAACGGTGCAAGTAGGTGCCTATGCTGTGATTGGAGCGAATGTTCAAGTCGGACCAGAAACCGTTATTGGTGCCCATGCGGTGGTGGAAGGACCATGTAAAATTGGATCGGGAAATCACATTTTTCCAGGCGCTGTAATCGGTATGGAACCCCAAGACCTGAAATATGTGGGGGAACTATCTTGGGTTAAGATTGGTGATAATAATGCCATTCGTGAGTATGTGACTATTAACAGGGCTACCGGTCATGGTGAAGCCACCGTTATTGGTAATGGTAATCTGCTAATGGCTTACGTCCATGTGGGTCACAATTGTATAATTGAAGACTCAGTTATTATTGCTAACTCTGTAGCTTTGGCTGGTCATGTACATATTGAGTCCCGAGCTAGACTTAGTGGGGTTTTGGGTGTGCACCAATTTGTCCACATTGGTGGTATGTCCATGATTGGAGGTATGACACGTATTGATCGGGATGTTCCTCCCTATATGTTAGTGGAGGGAAATCCATCCCGCATCCGATCACTCAATCTGGTGGGATTAAAGCGGTCAGGAATGCCGATGAATGAGTTTCAACTACTGAAAAAGGCTTTTCGTATTCTCTACTGCTCTAATGTGTTGTTTAAGGATGCTTTATCTGAGTTGGAACTATTGGGGGATACATCACAGCTAAAACATTTACGTCGTTTCTTGCTACTTTCACAAATGCCAGGAAGAAGGGGGTTGATTCCAGGGAAAAGTGCCACCAAAGGTAGTGACAATAATGAGTTGTGA
- the fabZ gene encoding 3-hydroxyacyl-ACP dehydratase FabZ gives MSTLSQTNFIQVTTSQGEDQTTNTSATKTTFTIEEIQQLIPHRYPFLLVDKIVDYIPGKLAVGIKNVTFNEPQFQGHFPGRSLMPGVLIVEAMAQVGGVVMSQMPNMPEGLFVFVGIDKVRFRRQVVPGDQLIMTVELLSVKQRRFGKMQGRAEVDGNLAAEGELMFSLIS, from the coding sequence ATGTCAACCCTCAGCCAAACCAATTTTATCCAAGTGACTACATCTCAAGGAGAAGACCAAACCACTAATACATCAGCAACTAAAACAACTTTCACCATAGAAGAGATTCAGCAACTAATACCCCATCGCTACCCGTTTTTACTAGTAGACAAAATAGTTGACTATATTCCGGGAAAGTTAGCTGTAGGTATCAAAAATGTTACTTTTAACGAGCCTCAGTTCCAGGGACATTTTCCCGGACGTTCCCTAATGCCAGGGGTTCTAATCGTGGAAGCTATGGCTCAAGTTGGAGGGGTTGTTATGAGTCAAATGCCTAATATGCCCGAAGGACTATTTGTATTTGTAGGTATTGACAAAGTGCGGTTTCGTCGTCAGGTGGTACCCGGTGACCAATTAATTATGACTGTGGAACTGTTATCTGTCAAACAACGTCGGTTTGGAAAAATGCAGGGTCGAGCTGAAGTTGACGGAAATCTCGCCGCCGAGGGAGAACTAATGTTTTCTTTAATTAGTTAA
- the lpxC gene encoding UDP-3-O-acyl-N-acetylglucosamine deacetylase, which yields MHQHTLAAEICQTGVGLHSGVNSTVRILPAPIGSKRYFVRVDLPDLPIIPAEIAAVNQTLLSTELGTGNAHVRTVEHLLASLAAMGVDNARIEIDGSEVPLLDGSAQVWTNSIAAVGITSQPVSNEYLAIVIKEPIYVYEKDAFVCVLPGEDTRFSYGIDFDVPAIGNQWHSVVLCHSFVTEIAPARTFGLLHQIEHLQKSGLIKGGSLENALVCGMDGWVNPPLRFINEPVRHKILDLVGDISLLGQFPKGHFLAYKASHHLHIQLARKILESV from the coding sequence ATGCACCAACATACTTTAGCTGCTGAAATTTGCCAAACGGGTGTGGGACTTCATAGTGGTGTAAATAGTACCGTGCGAATACTACCAGCTCCCATCGGGAGCAAACGCTACTTTGTAAGGGTAGATTTACCTGATTTGCCAATTATTCCCGCTGAAATCGCCGCAGTTAATCAAACTCTTCTCTCTACTGAATTAGGCACGGGAAATGCCCATGTACGCACAGTAGAGCATTTACTAGCATCCCTGGCTGCTATGGGTGTAGATAATGCCCGGATTGAAATTGACGGATCCGAAGTGCCCCTTTTAGATGGTTCTGCCCAAGTATGGACTAATAGTATTGCTGCTGTAGGAATAACTTCACAACCTGTTAGTAATGAATATTTAGCCATAGTAATTAAGGAACCTATCTACGTTTATGAAAAGGACGCATTTGTCTGTGTCCTACCCGGAGAGGATACACGTTTTAGCTACGGAATTGATTTTGACGTGCCAGCAATTGGCAATCAATGGCACAGTGTTGTCCTTTGCCATTCCTTTGTCACCGAAATTGCCCCAGCTCGAACCTTTGGCCTATTACATCAAATTGAACACTTGCAAAAATCTGGTTTAATCAAAGGTGGTAGTCTAGAAAACGCCCTGGTTTGCGGAATGGATGGCTGGGTAAATCCACCATTAAGGTTTATAAATGAACCAGTCAGACATAAAATCCTCGATCTGGTAGGTGATATCAGCCTATTAGGACAGTTTCCCAAGGGCCACTTTCTAGCCTACAAAGCTAGTCATCACCTCCATATCCAGTTAGCACGCAAAATTTTAGAAAGTGTCTGA